From Candidatus Acidiferrales bacterium, the proteins below share one genomic window:
- a CDS encoding cellulose synthase family protein — protein sequence MNFYSIMALLAAIAANPFTDYLRKLTNRTFSGIYQPNAFDLAMMIPYFIVLVILAAYGIYRYVLVYNFYRYRHNVPGPPPPVIEWPKVTIQLPIFNERYVVERLVDCVAQFDYPRDKLQIQLLDDSTDETQAVARACVERHQQLGVPIVYIHRENREGFKAGALQEGLKTATGDLVAIFDADFLPPADFLQRTVPYFADPRLAMVQTRWSYINRDYSALTEAEAILLDGHFVIEHGARYRRGSFFNFNGTGGVWRRTAIEDAGGWQHDTLTEDTDLSYRAQLRGWHFLYLPEIDCPSELPVEMNAFKSQQARWAKGLMQTAIKILPRVLRSDEPGYVKAEAFFHLTANISYPLMVILSVILLPAMIVRFYQGWFQMCLIDLPLFLASTCSISSFYLTSERILYPKTWWRAILYLPFVMAVGIGLSVRNAVAVVEALFGKQSEFVRTPKYKIDRNDRGAWLKRKYRKRAGWIPYAEVLLGLYFAATVLYAIQNENYITIPFLLLFVWGYLYTGLMSLGQGLFDRIRLGRVPEPAEVRAAATGAPGF from the coding sequence GTGAATTTTTATTCCATCATGGCGTTGCTGGCTGCGATTGCTGCGAATCCCTTCACGGATTATCTGCGCAAGCTCACCAATCGCACCTTCAGCGGGATTTATCAGCCCAACGCTTTCGATCTGGCCATGATGATTCCGTATTTCATTGTGCTTGTCATCCTCGCCGCGTACGGAATTTATCGCTACGTCCTGGTCTACAATTTTTATCGTTACCGCCATAATGTTCCCGGTCCGCCACCTCCGGTCATCGAATGGCCCAAGGTTACCATACAGCTTCCTATCTTTAACGAGCGCTACGTCGTCGAACGCCTCGTCGATTGCGTCGCGCAATTCGATTATCCGCGCGATAAGCTTCAGATTCAGCTCCTCGATGATTCCACGGATGAAACGCAGGCTGTTGCTCGCGCGTGCGTGGAGCGCCATCAGCAGCTCGGCGTGCCAATCGTCTATATTCACCGCGAAAATCGCGAAGGCTTCAAAGCCGGCGCGCTGCAAGAAGGCTTGAAAACTGCCACGGGCGATTTGGTCGCCATCTTCGACGCCGATTTTTTGCCTCCTGCCGATTTTTTGCAGCGCACGGTTCCTTATTTCGCGGATCCCAGGCTGGCCATGGTGCAAACGCGCTGGAGCTACATCAACCGCGATTATTCCGCGCTCACCGAAGCCGAAGCCATTCTCCTCGATGGTCACTTCGTCATCGAACACGGCGCGCGCTATCGTCGCGGCTCGTTTTTCAATTTCAACGGCACCGGCGGCGTCTGGCGCCGCACCGCCATCGAAGACGCCGGCGGCTGGCAGCACGACACGCTCACCGAGGACACCGATCTTTCCTATCGCGCGCAGCTTCGCGGCTGGCATTTTCTCTATTTGCCGGAGATCGATTGTCCCTCCGAACTTCCCGTGGAAATGAACGCGTTCAAATCCCAGCAAGCGCGCTGGGCCAAGGGCCTGATGCAGACGGCTATCAAAATTCTTCCGCGCGTCCTTCGCTCCGATGAGCCGGGTTATGTGAAGGCCGAAGCATTTTTCCATCTCACCGCCAACATCAGCTATCCGCTGATGGTGATTCTCTCCGTGATTCTGCTTCCCGCCATGATCGTGCGTTTTTATCAGGGCTGGTTTCAGATGTGCCTCATCGACTTGCCGCTCTTCCTCGCTTCCACCTGTTCGATTTCCAGTTTTTATCTGACGTCCGAGCGCATCCTGTACCCAAAAACCTGGTGGCGCGCTATTTTGTATCTTCCTTTTGTTATGGCTGTCGGCATCGGGCTTTCGGTTCGCAACGCCGTCGCCGTCGTCGAAGCGCTCTTCGGCAAGCAATCGGAATTCGTTCGCACGCCGAAATACAAAATCGACCGCAACGATCGCGGCGCATGGCTCAAGCGCAAATATCGCAAGCGCGCCGGCTGGATTCCGTACGCCGAAGTGCTCCTCGGCTTGTATTTTGCCGCCACGGTCCTTTACGCAATTCAAAACGAGAACTACATCACGATCCCGTTCCTTTTGCTGTTCGTTTGGGGCTATCTCTATACCGGACTGATGTCCCTCGGGCAGGGTTTGTTCGACCGCATTCGCCTGGGCCGCGTTCCGGAGCCTGCTGAAGTTCGAGCCGCTGCCACCGGCGCCCCCGGCTTTTAA
- a CDS encoding glycosyltransferase 87 family protein yields MMRRARISGGTIVLAGFVVLELLFLILYRFRDLEAHAIGTITIGLGAGIVYFIVLYGLEHRPGDSRANRTALWIIMIGAMLFRLTLLPLAPTLSDDPYRYHWDGDIQLAGYNPYIASPDTLPLGQHVTPLGHALPAHDMPNVYPPLAEMVFKTAARYLPGAIAFKLPFLFADLLAVFLLAGCLRSSTNRNFRLAIYAWNPLVIVEFAGTGHSDALALAALLAALLIIRSRIGVSTILLAAAALLKVFPATLFPLWLRRAGWPRTRVSWAAGIGSAALAAICFWPYHAALAQIPATLAYFSAHWLDNNASLFTLLRMFSGHAEVAAGIGEGIVVALAFWAAARRMQPERAAFLIFGAILLLSPNAYPWYFTWIIPLLCFFPNPAWLLLTILQFLSYSVLIGYGILGTWHWSPLMLWLEYAPFYGWMGWELVRANRTKMNVTAEA; encoded by the coding sequence ATGATGCGCCGCGCCCGAATTTCGGGTGGCACCATCGTACTCGCCGGCTTCGTCGTTCTCGAACTTCTGTTTCTCATTCTTTACCGCTTCAGAGATCTGGAAGCGCACGCCATCGGCACGATCACGATCGGCCTCGGCGCAGGAATCGTTTATTTCATCGTCCTCTACGGGCTCGAACATCGGCCCGGCGATTCGCGCGCCAATCGCACCGCGCTGTGGATCATCATGATCGGCGCGATGCTTTTTCGACTGACGCTCCTACCACTGGCGCCGACGCTATCCGACGATCCGTATCGCTACCACTGGGACGGCGACATTCAGCTCGCTGGCTACAATCCGTATATCGCCAGCCCGGATACGCTGCCACTGGGCCAGCACGTTACGCCGCTGGGACACGCGCTGCCTGCCCACGACATGCCCAACGTTTATCCGCCGCTCGCCGAGATGGTCTTCAAAACGGCGGCGCGATATCTGCCAGGGGCAATCGCATTCAAGCTTCCGTTCCTTTTCGCCGATCTGCTGGCTGTTTTCCTGCTGGCTGGGTGCCTGAGGTCCAGCACGAACCGGAACTTTCGCTTGGCGATTTACGCCTGGAATCCGCTGGTCATCGTCGAATTCGCGGGTACGGGGCACAGCGACGCGCTGGCCCTGGCCGCGCTGCTGGCAGCGCTCTTGATTATACGGTCGCGGATTGGGGTGTCAACGATTCTGCTAGCCGCGGCAGCGCTGCTCAAAGTTTTCCCGGCGACGCTTTTTCCGCTATGGCTGCGGCGCGCGGGCTGGCCGCGGACGCGCGTTTCCTGGGCGGCGGGAATCGGTTCGGCAGCGCTGGCGGCGATTTGCTTCTGGCCATATCACGCGGCGCTGGCGCAGATTCCGGCGACGCTCGCTTATTTTTCAGCGCACTGGCTGGACAACAACGCGAGCCTGTTCACGTTGCTGCGGATGTTCAGCGGGCACGCAGAAGTGGCGGCGGGAATCGGGGAAGGAATTGTGGTTGCGCTGGCATTCTGGGCGGCAGCGAGGCGTATGCAGCCAGAGCGGGCGGCGTTTCTGATTTTCGGAGCGATCCTTTTGCTCTCGCCGAATGCGTATCCGTGGTATTTCACGTGGATCATTCCGCTGTTGTGCTTTTTCCCGAATCCGGCGTGGCTACTGCTGACGATCTTGCAGTTTTTGTCGTACAGCGTGCTGATTGGATATGGGATTTTGGGGACGTGGCATTGGAGTCCGCTGATGCTGTGGCTGGAATATGCGCCGTTTTATGGGTGGATGGGGTGGGAGTTGGTTCGCGCGAATCGAACAAAGATGAACGTGACGGCGGAAGCTTAG
- a CDS encoding alpha/beta hydrolase — MVEHNISQPTMTVYSPKGNNNGVAVVVFPGGGFQELYMDLEGTEVCDWLTSKGITCVLLKYRVPSLPYDWHCDCRPHNRMISTLSLEDAQRTIGIVRLHAAEYHVDPHKIGVLGFSAGGYLIAEISTNYKRRLYNPVDAADKESCRPDFAVGVYPGHLWVDGAGYKLNPNIPVTRQTPPTFLVQAEDDYVDGVNQSLTYFIALKNAGVPAEIHIYAHGGHGFGLRRTNLPITEWPQLVEKWLGTIGMISTSH, encoded by the coding sequence GTGGTTGAACACAACATTTCGCAACCAACGATGACGGTGTATTCACCCAAAGGAAACAACAACGGAGTCGCGGTCGTCGTATTCCCCGGCGGGGGGTTTCAAGAGTTGTACATGGATCTTGAAGGCACCGAGGTCTGCGACTGGCTCACGTCCAAAGGAATCACCTGCGTGCTCCTGAAGTATCGCGTGCCGAGCCTGCCTTATGACTGGCACTGTGACTGTCGTCCCCACAATCGCATGATATCGACATTGTCCCTGGAAGACGCGCAGAGAACCATCGGCATCGTGCGTCTTCACGCCGCGGAATACCACGTCGATCCGCACAAAATCGGAGTGCTCGGTTTTTCAGCGGGCGGCTATCTGATCGCGGAAATCAGCACGAATTACAAGCGCCGTTTGTATAACCCCGTCGACGCGGCCGACAAAGAGAGCTGCCGCCCGGATTTTGCCGTGGGCGTTTATCCGGGGCATCTGTGGGTTGACGGTGCCGGGTACAAGTTGAACCCGAACATTCCGGTCACGCGCCAGACGCCCCCAACGTTTTTGGTCCAGGCAGAGGATGATTATGTGGACGGCGTAAACCAATCGCTCACGTACTTCATCGCTCTGAAAAACGCAGGCGTTCCTGCGGAGATTCACATCTACGCGCACGGCGGCCATGGCTTTGGCCTGCGCCGCACGAATCTTCCGATTACCGAGTGGCCGCAGCTTGTGGAAAAATGGCTCGGGACAATCGGCATGATCTCAACATCGCATTGA
- the mqnE gene encoding aminofutalosine synthase MqnE: MNTQPQITDPRLEPIAQKVLAGERLSAADGLALYSSSDLLAIGWLANHVREKRHGNVCYFNVNRHINPTNVCGAHCKLCAFGRDKDVTGAYTYSLDEIWHRAAQGVSEGATEFHIVGGLHPDLPFDFYLDMIRGLKQRFPQVHLKAFTMVEVGFYSRISKLSIRDTLLAMKNAGVDSLPGGGAEIFNPRVRKIICDHKTSGRMWLDIARTAHQIGLRSNATMLYGHIETVEERVEHLLLLRELQDETKGFQTFIPLAFHPDNTGLDFCPKPTGFDDLKTIAISRLLLDNFDHIKAYWIMLTPRIAQIALRFGADDIDGTVIEEKIYHDAGATTPQHMTLAELERLIRAAGRVPVERDTLYNPVDRSKMPPAPNANRTADFIPQTSLSLNV; this comes from the coding sequence ATGAACACGCAACCGCAAATCACTGACCCGCGCCTCGAGCCCATCGCGCAAAAAGTTCTCGCTGGCGAACGCCTCTCCGCCGCCGACGGCCTCGCGCTCTATTCCTCGAGCGATCTTCTCGCCATCGGCTGGCTCGCCAATCACGTCCGCGAGAAGCGCCACGGCAACGTCTGCTACTTCAACGTCAATCGCCACATCAATCCCACAAACGTCTGCGGCGCGCACTGCAAGCTCTGCGCCTTTGGCCGCGACAAGGACGTGACTGGCGCTTACACCTACTCTCTCGATGAAATCTGGCACCGTGCGGCGCAGGGCGTCTCCGAAGGTGCCACGGAATTTCACATTGTCGGCGGCCTGCATCCCGATCTGCCCTTCGATTTCTATCTCGACATGATTCGCGGCCTCAAGCAGCGCTTCCCGCAAGTCCATCTGAAAGCGTTCACCATGGTCGAAGTCGGATTCTATTCGCGCATCTCGAAACTCTCGATTCGCGACACGCTTCTCGCCATGAAAAACGCCGGCGTCGATTCTCTCCCCGGCGGTGGCGCGGAAATTTTCAATCCGCGTGTGCGCAAAATCATCTGCGACCACAAAACCAGCGGCCGCATGTGGCTCGATATCGCCCGCACCGCACATCAAATCGGCTTGCGCTCCAACGCCACCATGCTCTATGGCCACATCGAAACCGTCGAGGAGCGCGTCGAGCATCTCCTGCTGCTTCGCGAATTGCAGGATGAAACCAAAGGCTTCCAGACTTTCATCCCGCTAGCGTTTCATCCCGACAATACCGGACTCGACTTCTGCCCCAAGCCCACCGGCTTCGACGACTTGAAGACCATCGCCATTTCGCGCCTGCTGCTCGACAATTTCGACCACATCAAAGCCTACTGGATCATGCTCACGCCGCGCATCGCGCAAATCGCTTTGCGCTTCGGCGCGGACGACATCGACGGTACCGTCATCGAAGAAAAAATTTATCATGACGCCGGCGCCACCACTCCTCAGCATATGACCCTCGCCGAACTCGAGCGCCTCATCCGCGCCGCCGGCCGCGTCCCTGTCGAACGCGACACGCTCTACAATCCCGTCGACCGCTCCAAAATGCCACCTGCCCCCAACGCCAACCGCACCGCCGACTTCATCCCCCAAACCTCCCTCTCCCTCAACGTTTAG
- a CDS encoding UbiA-like polyprenyltransferase, with amino-acid sequence MTRSRIRTVLEMIKFEHSVFALPFALVGALLAERAGRVGWPAGRTIAWQLCWIVVAMVGARSAAMTMNRIADVRYDAANPRTQNRALPKGELTVRFAWTFTLVSAAILVIAAWQLNRLALELSPVALAILFLYSYTKRFTAWSHIVLGFCLGISPAAAWIAVRGALDARMLILCAAVTLWVGGFDVLYACQDVEFDKQAGLYSIPKRFGVAGALAVARVMHVLMVLLLGWLARSFALAWPAWAGIVVVAALLAYEHSLVKPNDLSKINAAFFTINGYISLLFLIFWGTATFVTRF; translated from the coding sequence ATGACGCGCTCGCGCATCCGCACTGTGCTCGAGATGATTAAGTTCGAGCACTCCGTCTTCGCACTGCCCTTCGCGCTTGTCGGCGCGCTCCTCGCCGAGCGCGCCGGCCGCGTGGGATGGCCTGCAGGACGCACCATCGCCTGGCAGCTTTGCTGGATCGTTGTCGCCATGGTCGGTGCGCGTTCCGCGGCCATGACCATGAATCGCATCGCCGACGTGCGCTACGACGCCGCAAATCCCCGCACGCAAAATCGCGCGTTGCCGAAAGGCGAACTCACGGTCCGCTTCGCCTGGACCTTCACGCTCGTCTCCGCCGCCATCCTCGTCATCGCCGCCTGGCAACTCAACCGCCTCGCGCTCGAACTCTCTCCCGTCGCGCTCGCGATTCTGTTCCTCTACTCCTACACCAAGCGCTTCACCGCCTGGTCGCACATCGTCCTTGGATTCTGCCTCGGCATTTCTCCCGCCGCCGCGTGGATCGCTGTCCGGGGCGCGCTCGATGCGCGCATGCTCATCCTCTGCGCCGCCGTCACGCTGTGGGTCGGCGGCTTCGATGTCCTCTACGCTTGCCAGGACGTCGAATTCGACAAGCAAGCCGGCCTCTATTCCATTCCCAAGCGTTTCGGCGTCGCGGGCGCTCTCGCCGTCGCGCGCGTCATGCATGTCCTCATGGTTTTGTTGCTCGGATGGCTCGCCCGGAGCTTCGCTCTGGCGTGGCCTGCCTGGGCGGGAATCGTCGTCGTCGCCGCGCTGCTCGCCTACGAGCATTCGCTTGTTAAACCGAACGATCTCAGCAAAATCAATGCTGCGTTTTTCACCATCAACGGCTATATTAGTTTATTGTTCCTGATTTTCTGGGGCACGGCGACTTTCGTGACCCGTTTCTGA
- a CDS encoding UbiX family flavin prenyltransferase, whose translation MAHTEAKTITVGITGASGAIYAQAMLRALDRDPRVSRVYVVASDAGLRLISTELGVVAQEHKKLASLLTATAAKKFECLPNKDIGATIASGSATVDGMVIIPCSAGALGAIASGTSDDLLARAADVCLKERCNLVLCLRETPLNRIHLENMLRVHDAGAIVMPAMPAFYYAPQSISEIVEQYVFRVLAQLGLPQEEQYRWSGAAKKSGAQNK comes from the coding sequence ATGGCCCATACCGAAGCCAAGACCATCACTGTTGGCATCACCGGCGCTAGCGGCGCGATCTACGCGCAAGCCATGCTCCGCGCACTCGACCGCGACCCGCGCGTCTCCCGCGTCTATGTCGTCGCCAGCGACGCTGGTCTGCGCCTCATCTCGACCGAACTCGGCGTCGTCGCGCAGGAACACAAAAAGCTCGCCTCGCTGCTCACCGCAACCGCCGCGAAAAAATTCGAGTGCCTGCCGAATAAAGACATTGGCGCAACCATCGCCTCTGGTAGCGCCACGGTCGACGGCATGGTCATCATTCCTTGTTCCGCTGGAGCGCTCGGCGCTATTGCCTCCGGCACGAGCGACGATTTGCTCGCGCGCGCCGCCGATGTCTGCCTCAAAGAGCGCTGCAACCTCGTCCTCTGCCTGCGCGAGACGCCGCTCAATCGCATTCATCTCGAAAACATGCTTCGTGTCCACGACGCCGGCGCCATCGTCATGCCCGCGATGCCCGCGTTTTATTACGCGCCGCAATCCATCAGCGAAATAGTCGAGCAATACGTTTTTCGTGTCCTCGCGCAGCTCGGCCTGCCGCAGGAAGAGCAATATCGCTGGTCTGGCGCGGCAAAAAAGAGTGGAGCACAAAATAAATGA
- the larB gene encoding nickel pincer cofactor biosynthesis protein LarB, producing the protein MNAEYIRGLMEAVQKGRVSPEGAVERLKNLPYEDLGFARIDHHRELRQGYPEVIFGAGKLPEQVAEIVRGMLRTKSSHNILITRADEKIYRRVRKISQQARFHATSGAITIERSKKVTGKGLILVVTAGTSDIRVAEEALVSAQMMGNRAEAIYDVGVAGLHRLLKHREKLTSARVIICAAGMEGALPSVVAGMVSAPVIAVPTSVGYGASFSGLAALFAMLNSCASNVSVVNIDNGFGAACVASCINRL; encoded by the coding sequence GTGAACGCAGAATACATTCGCGGACTGATGGAGGCGGTGCAAAAGGGGCGGGTGTCGCCGGAGGGGGCGGTCGAGCGGCTGAAGAATTTGCCATACGAAGATCTTGGGTTCGCGCGGATCGACCATCACCGAGAGCTGCGGCAGGGCTATCCGGAGGTGATTTTCGGCGCAGGGAAATTGCCGGAGCAAGTGGCGGAGATCGTGCGCGGAATGCTGCGAACGAAGTCGTCACACAACATTCTGATCACGCGCGCCGACGAAAAGATTTACCGGCGGGTACGAAAAATTTCGCAACAGGCGAGATTTCACGCGACGTCGGGCGCGATCACGATCGAGCGAAGCAAAAAGGTCACCGGCAAAGGATTGATTCTCGTGGTGACGGCGGGAACGAGCGACATTCGCGTGGCGGAAGAGGCGCTGGTGAGCGCGCAGATGATGGGCAACCGCGCGGAGGCGATTTACGACGTAGGCGTGGCGGGGCTGCACCGCTTGCTGAAGCATCGAGAGAAATTGACGTCGGCGCGCGTGATTATTTGTGCGGCGGGGATGGAGGGCGCGCTGCCGAGCGTCGTGGCGGGGATGGTGAGCGCGCCGGTGATTGCCGTGCCGACGAGCGTTGGCTACGGTGCGAGTTTTTCGGGGCTGGCGGCGCTATTCGCGATGCTGAATAGCTGCGCATCGAACGTCAGCGTGGTGAATATTGACAACGGATTTGGCGCGGCGTGCGTGGCGAGCTGCATCAACCGTCTGTAG
- the selA gene encoding L-seryl-tRNA(Sec) selenium transferase encodes MASPTRRAAKLQNPQASALRQIPSVDELLNRPKIAEIIHRAGRETAVLVARQVLSGIREELAGHSPDGQASRNFDAAQIESRIVACVERELAPSLRSVINATGVVLHTNLGRAPLPKSAAERIAATATHYSNLEYDLDTGERGKRDVHTSRALAELAGAESAIVVNNNAAAVFLVLNTLAKGAEVIVSRGELIEIGDGFRIPDIMAESGARLREVGTTNRTRIVDYERAIGKETRLLLRVHPSNFKIIGFTKRPELEELTALSRKKRIPLFEDLGSGCLTGLADAGAGEPVVRASFAAGVDIATFSGDKLLGGPQAGVIAGKRKLVERIRRNPLFRALRVDKLTVAALEATLQAHRRGALDEIPALRMIRMSADEMNRRACSFVENLREKLLDGAALEICRGFSVIGGGSTPEQKLPTTLIAVRSPRHSADSLEERLRKPQTGSPVIARIEKNTLVLDLRTVFEDEESALHQALVLALL; translated from the coding sequence ATGGCCTCTCCCACCCGGCGTGCAGCGAAGCTGCAGAATCCGCAAGCGTCGGCCCTTCGGCAAATTCCCTCTGTCGACGAACTCTTGAATCGGCCGAAAATCGCGGAGATCATTCACCGCGCCGGCCGCGAAACTGCGGTTTTGGTTGCGCGCCAGGTGCTCAGCGGCATCCGCGAAGAACTCGCCGGTCATTCCCCGGATGGTCAAGCTTCCCGTAACTTCGATGCGGCGCAAATCGAATCTCGAATCGTCGCCTGCGTGGAGCGCGAATTGGCGCCCTCTCTGCGCAGCGTCATCAACGCAACCGGCGTCGTCCTCCACACCAATCTTGGCCGTGCGCCTCTGCCGAAATCCGCCGCGGAACGAATCGCCGCAACGGCGACGCACTATTCCAATCTCGAATATGATCTCGATACCGGTGAGCGCGGAAAGCGCGACGTTCATACCAGCCGCGCTTTGGCGGAATTGGCCGGCGCCGAATCCGCCATCGTCGTCAACAATAACGCCGCGGCGGTTTTTCTCGTCCTGAACACTCTGGCGAAGGGCGCGGAAGTCATCGTTTCGCGGGGCGAGCTAATAGAAATCGGCGACGGATTCCGCATCCCCGACATTATGGCGGAAAGCGGCGCGCGATTGCGCGAAGTCGGCACAACGAATCGCACGCGCATTGTGGATTACGAGCGTGCCATCGGCAAAGAAACTCGCTTGCTGCTTCGCGTGCATCCGTCGAATTTCAAAATCATCGGCTTCACCAAGCGTCCGGAACTCGAGGAATTGACCGCGCTCAGCCGCAAGAAACGCATTCCCCTCTTCGAAGATTTAGGCTCCGGCTGCTTGACGGGCCTCGCGGATGCTGGCGCCGGCGAGCCAGTCGTGCGTGCGAGTTTTGCCGCCGGAGTCGACATCGCCACGTTCAGCGGAGACAAGTTGCTCGGCGGCCCGCAAGCCGGAGTCATCGCCGGCAAGCGCAAGCTCGTCGAACGCATCCGGCGGAATCCGCTCTTTCGCGCCTTGCGCGTCGATAAATTGACCGTCGCCGCCCTCGAAGCGACTTTGCAGGCCCATCGCCGCGGCGCATTGGACGAGATCCCCGCGCTGCGCATGATTCGCATGTCCGCCGACGAAATGAATCGTCGTGCCTGCTCGTTCGTCGAAAACCTGCGCGAGAAATTGCTCGATGGCGCGGCACTTGAGATTTGCCGCGGATTCTCCGTGATCGGCGGTGGTTCGACGCCCGAACAAAAACTGCCGACGACGCTCATTGCCGTGCGCAGCCCGCGCCACTCCGCGGATTCGCTGGAAGAGCGGCTGCGCAAGCCGCAAACTGGCTCGCCGGTCATCGCGCGAATCGAAAAAAACACGCTGGTACTCGACTTGCGGACGGTTTTTGAGGATGAAGAATCTGCCCTGCATCAAGCGCTTGTATTGGCGCTGCTCTGA